A region of the Lagopus muta isolate bLagMut1 chromosome 2, bLagMut1 primary, whole genome shotgun sequence genome:
TTTCCACGGggtaagaaataaaagctcaATACAGTCAAATAGCTCCTCCTTAATTGTACATACTATTTTATAAGTGTgtataaattttttttccctgtgaaatTAATCCCTCAGTGAGAGGTGAGGGGGCCACACTGTTTCCTCATAACAGAGGagggctgcccagagtggtggtggagtcaccatccgtggtggtgttcaagaagcatgtAGATGCTGTACTAAGTGGGGAagtactggtggtaggtggatggttggactggatggtcttgagGTCTTTTCTGATGTtggtgattgtatgattctggGATATTTCATTCAGCCTTAACtagaagtatttttctgtgctaaatTCAAGACCTATTTTTGTACAGTTCTTGCCCTGGATCTCTAAATATGCTGTCTTAGCTATGTCCAGCCTAGAGCATCTCAGTGTTGCATTGTGCTGTGGCAAATCCTTCCTTAAAGCCAGCACTCCTATCTGTTTTCTGTCCTCTCTCCCACCCAAATACTGCAGTTATTTCTGTgtatgcagtgctgctgtggtgctAGGTATAGGACTATTCTGtgtttgaagagaaaagcaTATTTGGGGTATACATCTATAGCTTCCATTGGGATATGGAGAGCAGAGAATTGGAAGTCTTACTGTTCACAAATATTTCCCTGACTTTCAGGTATTTAAGTAGATCCTCATTAAGTGATGCTTGCTTGGTTGTGCTGGGCTAAATGCAGAGTTGAAGAAATGGTACAGTTCTGCTATTATCTAAATAAAACCAGTGCATAACTTACAGAAGCCACATCAAGTTAATGTTATAACAGCACTCTTTTGCACATAATTGCATCAGTAAAGGGAAGGTTTGTATACTAAGTTCTATGCTAGAAAGGTGTCTTCagttttttctgttgaaaactGACTTAACTGAACAAATGGTGAAATGAGAGTAGATCATGAGAGTTGTGCTGATTTTGTTAATGAGAAAGCCAGAAAAGAACAGATAAAACATAAACAGCCACAGAGAAAAGGCATCTGAGGTTGTGctgtttgaaagagaaaacatttcttgaaaagaTGAATAGAGGGGATACAAGTAGTTTAAGGAATTTAGTCCTTTTGCAGCTGTTCTCATGAGTTTTCATAAAACTGAGGTCCTCTTTGCTTGAACTCCTCTATTCCAGCTCTTAACTGTGCCAGTCAATCTAATAAGAGTTTCTGTTTCAATGCAAATCAGGAATCATTGTTTCTGATTAATAGGTTTGGAGTTTTACAGCTAAAATAACCAGTGGTTTTGGGTCAGGAGGGAAATGGGAGTGGCTGTTTGgggcttttgttttggtttaatGCTGAAATTATACCCCTCCTAGGGAGTTGGCTGGTGGAAGTATGAATTCTGCTACGGCAAGTACGTTCATCAGTATCATGAGGTATGTGCACGTAGTTCTGTGCTCTGCCGCTAGATGGCTGCGGGTGCGATGGGGAGGCTGGAGGACCCGTATTTGGCCTGAAAAAAGCAGCATCCTTTTCTTGGCTGATCAGCATTTTGGGTTTAAGAGCGTGGATTTCAGAACGTCaatcctcagtgctgcagggtgACGTAGATACCGTGTCAGGTAGAGCACAGTGATAAGGAAAGCTGAAAAGGTGTCTGTCTTGTGGAAATGCTCTTCTGGTCATTGAAATACGTTTATCAGCTTACACGGCCTGTATGGCTGTTCTGAAGAGACCATCAGCTTGAGCCTTGACCCTACAACATCATCCTTCATGGCTCGTCCCAAGTGCAAGAACGTGGCATGTGGACGGGAGCAGACTCGCTCTAGAGATGACACTCCACTCATTAAGACATCTTCACTGCTAAAATTACAGTACAAGATCACTgtcagcctttctttttttaggaCAAGGAAAGTGGCAAGACTTCTGTGGTCGTGGGCACCTGGAACAAGGAGGAACACATTGAATGGTCCAGAAAGAATGCTGCTAGAACGTACTATCTTAAAGAAGATGGCACACAGACAGTTAGGTATGGTCACAGTCACTGAGATTACTGCTCTGGTTAGTTCCTGAGTTCCTCTCATATGTGTggcagagagaaataaatgccAACATCCACTTCAGCCACACATGAATATTTACTAATGGCTAAGCTGTTACAagcatgttgatttttttccccctaatcaTCATGCCATGTCAAGAAAGATCATTCAAGACTGGATATGAGGCAGATTCTTCCAATAGTAAACAACTGTTTGCTCCTGTAATactgaaatacattattttacttctttgttATACATATTGAagttaaatatttgaaattatacCATATTAAACAAATGAGCTCTGTGCATAAAAATTGTGTTTACTGTTTGCAAACTTTTGGGCAGGATGGTGTCTCATTTCTATGGAAATGGAGATGTTTGTGACTTAACTGACAAGCCAAGGCAGGTGACAGTGAAATTGAAGtaagttaacttttttttttctttttagtaaactgatgttttgtgtttctgctttctcttccagaaaggaaagtagtatctttctgcctttcacaAGGCTCAGAAAGCAGTGACTGTTAGCTGGGTTTGATAAAAATGATGCTGATAGTagggaaatatattttatttttgtgcttcttaaatgctaaaaacagcaacatttcttttttttcagatgcaaaGAGTCTGATTCACCTCATGCTGTAACCATATATATGCTAGAGCCTCATTCTTGCCAATACATCCTTGGGGTATGTAAACACATTCTTGCCTTTCCAAAGATCAGCTGCCACGTAGTGCAGGATATCTCAGGGTACATGTTCCACTTCATGGAAAGTGTGAGATCAGTTCTGACTTGATTGACTGCTTTTATTAGTCACAGAGTATGATTTGGTAGCTTTTTCTGCTCAAGTGACAAACTTGACAGCTGCCATCTGAAGCAGGGTTAGCAGTGCAGCCTGCCCCTGGCAGGGGAACATAGACACTGTCCAGAAAGACACATCAGGATTtccaaatgcactgaaaaatgcTGATGTCATTTCAGTGTTCTTAGCAAATCTGATGCAGGTGCTGCTCCATCTGGTCACCACTGGGCACCTTAAATATGCGACATGTGCTGCGCCTCCTCCCCTCAGGCAACCCCCAACCTCAACCCCCAAGATTGCCATTAACCTCTTGTAAAAGTTATTTCCCagttatttcatgttttcacaCTTCAATTTTGATCTCGTGTGTTCAAGGTGGAATCTCCTGTCATCTGTAAAATTTTGGATACAGCAGATGAATACGGGCTCCTTTCAGTACCCAGCTAAAGAGCAGCACGGTCCATGAAGAAAGCCATACCCATCAGCATCCCAGCTGGCCTTTTCCACATTCACACCGTACCTGTGAGATGAGCGACCAGTACAGAAGTGTTCAGCCAACCAGCCTCACCAGCAGATTTGTCCGAGATGAGGGACTCGTGAACCACTTTGTGTATAATTATGTGTATATAAGAGGTTATCGATAAACTTTTAACAATTAAAATCTTGTCTTGCATTCCTTGTTTGACTGGTGTGTGAGGCATTCTGCATCGATTGTCATCATCATCGAGTTACAAATGACCACCTTTCAAAAGGCAAAATGGACACAGACTGGCTTCAAGAGAGGGGTTCAACTGCcaacagaagggaaaagggaaaccaGCACTTCTTGCAGAAGCCTTCAGCAGGCACCCCAGCAATAATTAGTTGTTCTAATGCACTTCATTTGTCCAAATGCAAATGTTGCCTCAGTTTGACTGATGGAACCTGTATTAATATCACAGTCCTTTTGCCTCTTAACTTACTTTGTCCCTGttcagctgtcactgctgcttttgaagtcccatttattttgttgtctttgtagGTATTACTAACTTCACAGGGTTCatcttaatgtatttattttgctgacCATTCCTACTGACGTGTACCAGAGTTGCTGTTCTGCTTGGGGAGCTGAGGTATAATACTAGattgctttgcagcagctgtCATGCAGCATACCCCTAAAGATTTCCTTCCTTGAGAACACTGTAGGGCTGGCAGAAAGttcctttgctgcttttcctgagtGCCATATCCCTAACTTGTTTTGAGTGACCACAAACCGACCTTGTTCACAATAAACACACCAGATGACTTGTGTGTCCTTTGGTCACAGCCCTGCAGTAAGACTTGGCATGTGCACCATCCTGCTGAGAATCAAGGTTCCAACTGAGAAAGAACTTACTGAGTGCTTTCAGATACTTTCTATTGAGCTCTGCCATAATGAGCTTGGCAGTTGTGCAAGGTGTGCAATGATGCTGAGATGCACAGAAGCTGGGCAACACTTCAGTGCATAGCAATTGTGTGTTCTCAGTGTCTGGATTGCCATTAGTTTGTCAGCCTGCTGCAGGTTTCCTCTTTCCTACAGTTGTGCAAAGTGTAGGAGTTTCATAACTGATCTCGAGCGGAAATCCGCTGAGCATCTGGCATGTGGCTGGTCTGGTACTATCCAGAGTATCAAGTAAAGCTGGGACACTGTTGCAACTAGCAACTAAATTTACTCTCTtcacagcagaagagaacaaagcagcagcacgaTGATGGGCCATTTAGATGCAAAGTCATTCTTCCTGTTCACGTCCTAATTTTGGATTGCCCGGTCCTGTTATGGCTAGGACAGGGGAAGAGGACTTGACTTAGCTAGATTTTGTAATGTTCCCTAAAGCACGAGGAAAATCATCCTTACATTTTAATCTCGTATTAAGCCAGCTTTTAGAAAACTAGAGGCATAAGAAGCAAAGACCAAACTTTAGATATTTAACTTTGTTTCCTTGAAGTATTCTAACTTGCCTGAACAGCCCGATCCTCTCACTGGGCATCCGGAACAGCCGCTAGCAATCTGGGCCCCCTACTGACCGAAGGCTGTCTTTACACGCGATTCAACGAGTTCGTGTCTGCAAGTGGGCAGTGCAGTGTGCTCAGGAACGTGGTCTCAGAAAGCGCAGATGATAGACAGGGGAAGAAAGTCTGCAGGCTCCAGCAGCATCTTCCCATACTGCCTGCATGGATGCCAAAGGTGGAACTGCAGTGTGAGTAGCTGCAACCAAAACGTCTTTAAACTACTTTGGGTACTCCCAGGTCAACataacagtaagaaaatacagtgtttaGCTTTAGCTTCCTCTAATCTGTCTTGATAATGGGCCGGCTGACTCTTACTGAGGctgcaggtggaagtgtgagaCAGAACTGTGCGACCCCTGATGGCAGCTCTGAATTGAGGCTGCTCCATCTCTATTTACCTGCTTTTAGGAAAGTCAGCATCACTgtggctcagtgctgtgcagaaccACAAAGCAGTGAGTGCTCGAGCCGCAGGCTGTATGTGTGGGGACACTGTCAGACCTCGTCAGCATGTATTGGGTTAGGTCATATTCAAGGGAGGAGAAACCACAACAGACTAAAACCTATCTGCACATCTGTTTGTTGTGGTAGATTAGATGAGAGGAGAAGATAAAGATAGATACCTGCAGAATTTAAAGAATTCCACTTCCCCTCATAGCAGAGAAGTCCCCAGCACAGTGGGGAAGTGCAGCCTCTGTGACTAAGCAGCCACAGCACCTCAGCATGCCACTGAAACCAATGAAGTTCTGCTGCTATTTATGTGCCTTTGCCAAAACCACAAAATCCAGTTCTCCATATTCCTCAGCTTCTGCCATCCCTTGCAGGGAAGCAATGTGCTCACATATCCCTGCTCTGCACCCAACACACCTGCAAGCATAACACCATGACATCCAACCCTCTGGCTCTTGCCATTAGCACTCTGTATTACACAACAAGGGCTTCACTGAACATCAAACACCAAAACGGTACCTGAGGCAACACCAGACTTACAACCAATTATtattacaggaagaaaaagctttgcCAGCAATGAGCAAAGCGCACGGCTGGATAACAAAGATGAAAAGTAAAGCACTAAGCTAAAGCTCAGGTAGCTGAGGCATTTTGCCTCCAAGAGACTAAGAGCCAAATCCATGCTGCATGTTGGTCTCACATTCCTCTGTCAGGACATCTCCTCTCCCAGGCAGCTCGTTCTGTCCAGCCACCACAGACTACCACTGATTATCTCTCCAACCAATTATTTATTGTGACAGGAACTGGGTGACAGGCCAGCACCTAAATTAACTGCTTTTGACCTGGGTTGTGCACGTCATTTACCTTTGCCAGTAAAGGTCAGCAGAGGGTCCTGACACCATCTGCTCCAGgcccagcaggagcagtgctgcactgcaggtttttcctgtgctcacagaaaacaaatattttttttcaagtcatGAGAATTTCTTCACCCTGTCCTTAGTGAAAAAAGTTACTTAGTTAGAAAAGAACTACTGTGTGGTGCAACACCTCCCACACGACAGGGAAAGCCCAGCAGACAGCGCAGGTTTCCTTACAAGTCCTTCAGGAAGGACCTGATTCAAACTCAGAGATGAGgaacacttttcttttttacactGTCCTGTATCTCCCCTGCTAACAGCTGAGTTGGGAAAGAACCAgtgtgggaggaggaggaggacagatGTGCACCAAAAACCAAAGAGCACAACAGATCACAAGTTGATACTGCTGGAAGTAATTAATCCCAACATAAGCTTACGTTCTCATACATTTGAATCTGGAAGAAAAGCTCCTTCTTCAATGCTCTACTAAGCAGGCCCTAGGATGTGGAAGCCTCTCAGAAccaaaaagaggggaaaatgaGCTTCCTTGGGTGTGCAGAAAGCACAAAGTGGAACTGGAGCTCTCTGGGTTCAGGGGCCGACCTGCTTAGGTTTATGCCTGTGATGGTATGCAGGTTTGCACCTCAGCCTGAGAGgcatttgtttccttcctcATTTAAGAATCACCAGCGTGGAAAATAACTCAAACAGCAGACAGCAGTAATTGCACCTACGTAATCTGCAATTAGTCAAAGGGAATTACATCAAAGGAAAGTAGATCTGTGAAAGTGAAGCATGCCGCTTATTGAAGGTATTTATTTCAATGAGAAGAGCTCAAAGAATGAACTGTTTTATGCCCCAGAATACTAGATCCATCCACACAAAAAAAGATCATCAGCAATAAGCACCTAATGACGTTCCCCTCTCCCCAGCTTATCAGTACAGGAATGCTTCAAACTCACTTATGAGTCAGAAACTGGTGAACTCCTACAAAACCCAACCCATGTAGCACAGAGTCACTCACTTCCTGCTAGGACCTGCTAAAAAGCCATCAGGAAATGGGATTGGAATTTTATGTAGAAAGTAAGAGTCATATGATGAATGATCTTCCATCTCTACTCAAAGAGtgctcaaacacagcagccCTGAGCCTTCAGACAATAGGGATTCCTTTTAGAGCTAATTCCTAACTGCCATTCAAACTCACAAATAATTATCTGCATGACTGAAACAAGAAGCAGAGAGATTATTTATGTAAGACACCAGCACAGCTAGATACAGCTGAAAGGATGCAGTGGCTCAATGTGTGAGGCAAAACAGCCCCTGCAAAGTCTCACCTAGCTCAAGGGTCAAAATAAGACAATCAGGCTTGGAAACAGTTTTCTCAAGTACAGAAACACGGGGTATTATTTTAACATTAACATTACAACACTAATACTTGGACTCCCCAAATCTGCCTCAGTTCTGCCTTCGGCCACACTTGCATTTTGCCTCATCACTCACACAGGGCTTTCTTGtgtgctgctgttcctccaCAATCCCCAAAACAGTCCTGTGCTGGAACACAGCTGGTCCATCTTCTCAAAGGAGGGGGCTACAGAGTGAGTTTCAAGAATTGAGTGGCTCCTTTCTGGTCAAGGAAGGAAGGCTCACCAGGGAGACACAGCTACCTACAGGGGGTCACTGCAGGTTCAGTTCTGACATCCAAAACGCTCTTGATTTCCTgtctcctgctaaagcagggaGGGATCTGTTTGGGCAAGGCACGGCTTCAGGGCAATTCCCACAGTCTGGCTGGGGAGGAAAGTGCTGGTCTGATTAGAAAGGGGATGCAAACAACCCTGGGGTTTTCCGGTCCCTCAGGTCCAGACAGGGAGCCTCAGGGCTATCATAAGAATTTCCAGTCACTGATGGTTACAAAAGAGTGGAAACATCATTAGGTTTTTTTAGAAGAAGCAGAGCAAATGACAGCACTCAGTGCCTTGTGCAATCTGTTGACTCCACCAACATCCTGAACCTGAGCGAGCTGTAAGCAGAGCACATCTTTAAAGGCAGCACTAcagacaagaagaaaatctCCTGTTCTTTTCCCTGCTCAGACAGAAGCGAGGCTTCCAGCAGCAGCGTGACCAGCTCTCCCATTTCCAAATGTAAGTCCAATGacacttgttttttcttccccctccagAAAGGCTGAGAACAGTACAGTGGGACATCCATTACAGAGTATTCTCTTGGTTCTCCTTTCTATCTTTATCATAACTGCAGCACGGCAGCAAAAATCCCAGAGAATACCTTGGGAGCAGGTCGTTGAGAGCGACCTCTAAACCTTAAATCAAGCAGCTCTCACGCCCCATTTCCCCCAGAAGCAATGGGCTCCCATTGGCAGGAAGGTTTCTTGCTGTGAGAAGGAGAACCCTGCCACACTCACCCCACAGCCTGTGCCACCCCACTGGCAGCActacaaaagcagcagtgggaCCGGGCAGttctggaggctgcagcagggctgtgaggagaGTGGGCACTAGAAACATGAGGTAGGCTCTAACTGTCTCTCATCTGTAGGTGCTGTGCAAGGCTTTGACATCTTGGGGGTGGCTTACTGCTGTGGGGTGTTTAGTGGGGCTGATCCTGGTTCTGGTTTGGGGCTGTTCAGGACTGAGGACATACCTGGAAGGGCTTTGCCTTCCccctgcttttttcttctcagtcaaATGTGAGGATCCTGGCCTGGTAGCTGTGATGTCGGCTAAAAGGGGCTATGATAAGGCTCGATCACTCTGCTAATGGTGCACATTTCCACATAACAAATAGAAGACATGGAAGCGCATGAACCAGTGTGAGCAAACTCCAAGAAAGACGTGGGGCAGGAGAGGAGCCGAGCGGCGACCTTACCAGGCTCAGGGAAGTCTTCAGAGATGAGTGGGTCAGCAGGCAGTGacctctcctggtgcaggaTGCCACATCCAAATCCACCCATTTCATCTTCGGAGCcagttctctctttttcttcttcctgcaggTAAGATTAAATCAATGTTCAGTGGTAAATTCAGTTGTGAGTCAGGATGAGAAGCGCGAAACCTGCAAACAGCATTTAGGAAAGCGCAATTCAGATTGCACAACGGGAAGCTGTTGCTGAGAAGGCCGCTTACAACCTGCCTGGGGAGGGGAAAAGGTTATTTTACAGCAGCAAACACTCACATTCGCTACAGTGATCTGAAATGCACAGTGCTGTACTTCAGATCCTTCTGACACCTCTTCTAGTCCTGCCTCTTGAACAAAATAATGAAGCAGGACACGTTTTTGTGTGGATAACAAGGGATTCAGATGTGACTAGTGAAGCAATTTATGTGCTTGCCCATAAAGTAGGATAATTTAACATATTTAAAGGATACTCATTTATGCAATGTAGAGCATAGTATAATGATggattttacatttcttttctctaggaTGAGGACCCTTATTGGAAGTCTTTATTTctacttcatttctttcttattcagtAGAGCCAATGGATTCCTAACTCAGAGAACATCTCCAATGTCTTCCTTCCCATTTTATAACTACTCTTACTTCAACCTCACTTCTGTATCAGAAGCACAAGCTCCCAAAACAGCAAGAGCTCTCAACTTCTCACATAATGCAATtgaaaaaataaccaaaagaGACTTTGAAGGTTTTGATGTACTGGAAGCTTTGGACCTTTCCTACAATCACATTAAGGACATTGAACTCGGTGCATTTGAGAACCTGCTCAGCCTTGTTTCTGTGGATTTATCATTTAATGATGAGAATCTTCTGGTATCTGATCTTGCACCTCACCTGAAACTCATACCAACCAGTGGGGCCTCAGGACCTTCACAGACCtatatgtattttcaaaaatcaGCAGAGGCTGCTCTGGAGCCTCCTACACCAGCTGAACTGCTGCCACATTTGGAAGATCCATCCAATCCAGGAGATGTTAGCCCAAGGTTCAGACgaagaagagcagaggaaaatacaacctcccctccagcagccacGCTGAGGCCTGACGTGTGTGGAGCACCAATCAATGGGTTGCTTGACCTATCAAGGACCAAACTGTCTAATGAAGAGCTGGAAGCAAAACTGGATGCAGACCTCTGCCAAGCTAAGCTGGGTGCTGTTTTGGAGTTTAACATTAGTCACAGCGACCTGGAAATGGATCTTCTATCTCTGTTCGTCCTGTTTTTGCCAATGAAAGACATACGGTCCGTTGATGCAAGCTACAACAAAATAACAATTAACAACATAGACGTTGAAGCAATCTGTCGCTTCCCATTCAGcaacttttcatttctaaatatcAGCAACAATCCCATAAACAGGTTGGAAACGATGTGTCTCCCTCCAACCATCAAGGTCATCGATTTGTCCTTCACAAACATCAGTACAATACCTGCAAATTTTGCTAAAAAGTTATCTAAACTGGAACGTCTGTATGTTCAAGGAAATCAGCTCATATACACCGTACGTCCAGACAGCCCCAGCGCAGCCACAAGGCCTCCCCCTGGAACTGTACATATCAGTGCCATTTCCTTTGTCAGAAACCAGGCTGGTACACCCATCGAAAGCCTTCCAGAGAGAGTGAAGCACCTGAAAGTGTCCAACTGCTCCATTGTAGAACTTCCAGAATGGTTTGCCAACAGAATGCAACAACTGCTATTTCTGGATCTCAGCAGCAATCGCATTTCCATGCTTCCTGACTTACCAATCTCTCTGCAGCACCTCGACATAAGCAACAGCGATATTAAGGTGATACCCCCCAGCTTTAAATCTCTCTCCAACTTAACCGTATTTAACattcaaaacaataaaattacaGATATGCATCCTGAATACTTCCCGTCGACTTTAACAACATGTGATATTAGTAAAAACAAGTTGAAGGTGCTGGCATTAACCGAAGCCCTAGAGAACCTCGAATCGCTTAACGTCTCTGGAAACCTCATAACCAGACTGGAACCCGCCAGCCAACTTTCTGCACTCACTAACCTGGACAGCAGTCACAACCTGATTTCAGAACTCCCCGACCACTTTGGGCGAGCTCTCCCGATGCTGAAGCATTTCAATTTATCAGGGAATAAGATCTCCTTCCTGCAGCGCGGCTCCCTCCCAGCttctctgcaggagctggacATCAGCGACAACGCCATCACTACCATTGTGCAGGATACTTTTGGACAGCTAACGAGTCTGAGTGTTCTGACTGTTCAAGGCAGACATTTCTTTTGTAACTGTGACCTGTACTGGTTTGTAAACGTCTACATCCATAACCCACATTTGCAGATAAATGGCAAAGATGATCTCAGGTGCAGCTTCCCACCGGACAGGCGGGGCTCGCTGGTGAAGAGCAGTAATCTCACACTTCTGCACTGCTCCCTGGGCATTCAGATGGCCATTACAGCCTCTGTGGCCATCCTGGTTGTTCTGGTGCTAACTGGCTTATGTTGGCGCTTTGATGGGCTGTGGTATGTGAGAATGGGCTGGTACTGGTGTATGGCAAAGAGGAAGCAGTACAAGAAGAGGCCAGAAAACAAGCCCTTCGATGCCTTCATTTCATACAGCGAGCATGATGCAGACTGGACAAAAGAGAATCTACTGAAAAAACTGGAAACTGACGGATTCAAGATATGTTATCACGAAAGAGACTTCAAACCAGGGCATCCTGTACTTGGCAACATTTTTTACTGCATAGAGAACAGCCATAAAGTcctttttgttctctctccCAGTTTCGTAAATAGCTGCTGGTGTCAGTATGAACTGTATTTTGCTGAACATCGGGTCCTGGATGAAAATCAGGACTCCCTCATTATGATCGTGCTGGAAGACCTCCCGCCCAACAGCGTGCCTCAGAAGTTCAGCAAActcagaaagctgctgaaaagaaaaacctacTTAAAGTGGAGCCCCGAAGAACACAAACAGAGGATTTTCTGGCATCAGCTGGCAGCTGTGCTAAAAACAACAAACGAACCGCTGGTGAGAGCGGAAAATGGACCCAATGAGGATATGATTGAGATGGAATGAGAGATGAGGACTTACACAGACTGTGCCTGGAAAGTCAGCAGTCAAATAAAAGTGTTTCCATGATTACCTTCTGCAAAGCCTGCTGTGTTGTTATC
Encoded here:
- the LOC125690080 gene encoding toll-like receptor 2 isoform X2 encodes the protein MRMRTLIGSLYFYFISFLFSRANGFLTQRTSPMSSFPFYNYSYFNLTSVSEAQAPKTARALNFSHNAIEKITKRDFEGFDVLEALDLSYNHIKDIELGAFENLLSLVSVDLSFNDENLLVSDLAPHLKLIPTSGASGPSQTYMYFQKSAEAALEPPTPAELLPHLEDPSNPGDVSPRFRRRRAEENTTSPPAATLRPDVCGAPINGLLDLSRTKLSNEELEAKLDADLCQAKLGAVLEFNISHSDLEMDLLSLFVLFLPMKDIRSVDASYNKITINNIDVEAICRFPFSNFSFLNISNNPINRLETMCLPPTIKVIDLSFTNISTIPANFAKKLSKLERLYVQGNQLIYTVRPDSPSAATRPPPGTVHISAISFVRNQAGTPIESLPERVKHLKVSNCSIVELPEWFANRMQQLLFLDLSSNRISMLPDLPISLQHLDISNSDIKVIPPSFKSLSNLTVFNIQNNKITDMHPEYFPSTLTTCDISKNKLKVLALTEALENLESLNVSGNLITRLEPASQLSALTNLDSSHNLISELPDHFGRALPMLKHFNLSGNKISFLQRGSLPASLQELDISDNAITTIVQDTFGQLTSLSVLTVQGRHFFCNCDLYWFVNVYIHNPHLQINGKDDLRCSFPPDRRGSLVKSSNLTLLHCSLGIQMAITASVAILVVLVLTGLCWRFDGLWYVRMGWYWCMAKRKQYKKRPENKPFDAFISYSEHDADWTKENLLKKLETDGFKICYHERDFKPGHPVLGNIFYCIENSHKVLFVLSPSFVNSCWCQYELYFAEHRVLDENQDSLIMIVLEDLPPNSVPQKFSKLRKLLKRKTYLKWSPEEHKQRIFWHQLAAVLKTTNEPLVRAENGPNEDMIEME
- the LOC125690080 gene encoding toll-like receptor 2 isoform X1 — translated: MSGSAGSDLSWCRMPHPNPPISSSEPVLSFSSSCRMRTLIGSLYFYFISFLFSRANGFLTQRTSPMSSFPFYNYSYFNLTSVSEAQAPKTARALNFSHNAIEKITKRDFEGFDVLEALDLSYNHIKDIELGAFENLLSLVSVDLSFNDENLLVSDLAPHLKLIPTSGASGPSQTYMYFQKSAEAALEPPTPAELLPHLEDPSNPGDVSPRFRRRRAEENTTSPPAATLRPDVCGAPINGLLDLSRTKLSNEELEAKLDADLCQAKLGAVLEFNISHSDLEMDLLSLFVLFLPMKDIRSVDASYNKITINNIDVEAICRFPFSNFSFLNISNNPINRLETMCLPPTIKVIDLSFTNISTIPANFAKKLSKLERLYVQGNQLIYTVRPDSPSAATRPPPGTVHISAISFVRNQAGTPIESLPERVKHLKVSNCSIVELPEWFANRMQQLLFLDLSSNRISMLPDLPISLQHLDISNSDIKVIPPSFKSLSNLTVFNIQNNKITDMHPEYFPSTLTTCDISKNKLKVLALTEALENLESLNVSGNLITRLEPASQLSALTNLDSSHNLISELPDHFGRALPMLKHFNLSGNKISFLQRGSLPASLQELDISDNAITTIVQDTFGQLTSLSVLTVQGRHFFCNCDLYWFVNVYIHNPHLQINGKDDLRCSFPPDRRGSLVKSSNLTLLHCSLGIQMAITASVAILVVLVLTGLCWRFDGLWYVRMGWYWCMAKRKQYKKRPENKPFDAFISYSEHDADWTKENLLKKLETDGFKICYHERDFKPGHPVLGNIFYCIENSHKVLFVLSPSFVNSCWCQYELYFAEHRVLDENQDSLIMIVLEDLPPNSVPQKFSKLRKLLKRKTYLKWSPEEHKQRIFWHQLAAVLKTTNEPLVRAENGPNEDMIEME